The window AGGTGGGTGGCAGCTCATCATCACCTCCTGTTCCTTAATTCAGAGAAGTTGTTGACTCCcagcaaacactcacacactgaaaagTCGTTTTTTTCACGTCGTTTCTTTCAGATCGAATCCGACCCGTTCCTGCGCAACAGCATCTCCCGTCTCTCATACGCGTCTTTCGCCAGGGTTCTGGAGACCTACACCAGCAGTCAGGTATCTGAAGTCGAAGTCCTGCCGCCGCCAGATAGTCCAACACTGCAACAAATCGCTGTCACCATGGAGGCGTCACGGCGGATAGTGACGGCAACAGGAACCCAGCGTATACAAGGCTACGCAGAGCGCTACATGGACACGTTCATCCCATGGGTCAAAAGCCAAGGCGGATGGGTAAGTGACTGCACGACACCCGATCTCTGTGATCACCATGAAATCTGCATGAAATAACATTTTGAATTTCACACAAACTTTTATGACACCTTCAGGAGAACGTGGTACATTTGGAGGAGTATGTAGAGTACGACTAAGATCTGGGTACGTTTGTAGTCCAGCCTCTCTGGATCAGGACATTAACGTGAAGACGGACTTGTGTCTACTGTCCCACAGAGTCTCACCTGGACTGACAGAGACTCTTCTTCCTGACAGTAACCTGCTCTGCCCAGAGGTTTCTCTTGGTCAGACGAAGAAGAATTTTATTGTAATGTGTATAAAAAGAGACTCACTGCTGttgtaattgtgtttttaagatGTGGAAACAGATGATCTATATTTTACGGTGTTTCAAACATTTTTACTCTCCAATGTGTTCTTAGAGGTGTAGCTCCTGTCATTCATAAAATGATAGAATTTAGTGCCAGTATCTTGGAAAAAAAGTGAAGCCAGTTACcgttttgttttaaattgtaaaattgtaaaaaaaaaaattatttatgttACCATGGCAGCAGTGGCCAATGAAAAGTCCCACGCTCTACACATGTCATCATCTATCATATATCTGACCTAAAACCAAAGAGCTGCTCTCTGTCAGAGGACGCTGGGATGTCGGCGGtacaaactgtgttttttttattattattattattatgtgtgaaTCAACTGTTCGGACTCCCTAAACTGAGCCGTACAGAAGAGTTATCTCTGCATGGCTGCACTGCACTACAGTTAAATTGGAAACTATTTAAGTGAATCATTGTTTCTCCTAGTATCAACTCATCAGTGCAATATGCAGTGTTCATCTGCAAGGCAGTTCTTTATCATAAAAAGCTGAAAGCACGACGCCTGTAGTGTTGAAGAGTTATATTGACTTTGATATGTGTACATATGCTGTGTTCACAAAGTATTTATTATGAAGGCATTCTTAACTCTTAGGGTTAGCACAGGCTAACCCTAACCCAATGTGGGTTAGCATGGTGGTTCAGGATGTGGTGCACGTTGTTATTTTGATTGCCTGTATCTTATATTGTTAAAGCGTTATGACATAAATATGTAAAagagccagaaaaaaaacactttgaatcaaacacacaataaaacaaagtgaAAGATGAGTTtgactgtttgttgtttttctttctgagaCATTGTGGGAATATTTTAACCTGTTAAAGTGATGAAAAGATTCAAATCAATGATCCAGAAATGGTTCATATATAAAAGGGAAATCAGCCTATACATTATGAACACAATAAACAgaagaaacatgtttttattgcagtGGGCTCACTTGTCAAAAGCATTTCCACCATTTTAGTGCTTTGTTTAACTCACAAACTGAACCAGCAGGTTATTAAGGACCTTCTTTGTTTTTGAAGGAAAATCctaaaaatactgaaatgatGAATTGTGGGTAAATTTACATTTCCTGTTTGGCCTTGCTGAATATCATTTTTCTCCATTTACTGACAGAAATATGTGTTTTAGTGGTCAACATCCAGAAATATTGTTCTTTATGTCTCATCAGCAACATAACTGTTGGTAGCTTATACAAAACTTTAAACTCTTTAGGAATCAAAGGATAAAGGTCATTTTGGATTAGTGCATTTTAATGGAGCAATGTATGCAGCTTTTTTtgtatataaaatacatttatatataaagttttaCCAGCCACGAGTTCTGGCATTGTTGGTTccttttgatgtttttttttttttttaagggcaGTTTGTGGCCCAGCATCATTGTAGGGCTGGGGTAGGGTCTGGATTCAGTCGAAGTGTTTCTCAGCACAGTGAATTTGACAGTACATCAGCATGGAGAACACCAAAGCCAAGATCTGACAAGAGAAGACAGATCTTTAAACATTCTGATCACATTAGAATGATCAAACATCATCATccatgcatgtgtctgtgtctgtctttgtcacgctgaataaataaaaggaGGTAAATACCTGCACGATACCGATACACACTCCAAACACCAGGACAGAGGGGATGTTTTCCAGCAGCCAGCGCTTGGCCTTCTGATAGCACGGCTGCAGAGGACACGCAGAGGAAATGAGCTCACCGGAAAAATGACGTCACTGTTCACAAATGCTTCAAACCGACCTCGCTCCATCCGTCGGTGCAGCGCTCtgtcctcacagagcagcaggaggacggCAGCGTTCCATTCAGCACATCATACCAGTCCGTTTTGTTGGTCACTCCACAGCATTTGAACTGGGAGAGAAGGACACTGACATCACTACATTTGGTCAGCTTATAAGGCAGTGGTGATGTAAGACCTAAAGGTATGTTGGAACATTATATAACTCACCATTTCCTGGACATTGTCCCAGGACTCTCTGAGTCCAGGTTCAGACTCATAAATCTTCAAACCTTTCTTTAAATCATCGTGTGCTCTCGCAtccagctaaaaaaaaagacacactgtTAGCCAATCAAACTACCcctccatctatccatccacaATAGACAGCACACAATAGACACTttcccactgcaggaactaacagGCCATTTTAGGGAAGCCTTCATGTGTGTTCCACCTCCTTTAGGGGGCAGGGAAGCGCCCCCTAAAGGACCCAGAACCCAGAACTTCTGCAGTGAAACAAAACCACCTAATGAGCTGATTATTTGATTTAAACCTCACCTTGTCGTGGAAGATGTGCATGACCACCGCAAGAGTCACCTCTGTCAGGACCAGGATTAACAAGATCACAAAGAACTGCACAACAGGGGAGACCATTAGAGACTGATCTGCATTCAGCACAAAAGACttttacagagtgtgtgttctcaccATGAACAGCAGACAGCGCTGCTCCTTAAGGGCTCCAAGGCAGCCCAGGAAGCCCGTCACCATAGTTATACCGCCGGCAACCAGCAGCAGGTTGGCAGCCGACAGAGACGGGAAggacagggggagagaggaaaacTTTGCCTGCGTGAAGGACAGCCAGACTCCAACGCCGAACAGGCCGCATCCCCCGAGCTTTTCAGGAAACATAACGTCACAGAGTGAGGAAatcccagcagtgtgtgtgaagtaaaTGGCGGCATAAACAGGTGGAGGACCGACTCACCCAGAAGACCAGATTAAAGACAAACATCAAATATTTGACACATAACAGACACCTCCGAGATGCTGACATCCTGAAACAGAAAGAACCACGGCTGAACAGTGCTGCATGCTACTTCTTTATAGCAATAAGTGTGAAGTGCTTTCACATTGTGTTACCATGGTTATATAACTTCCAGAGGAGTGAATGTATAGTATCTTTCATGGCGTGTTGTGACATGTTTCGGGTCTCCTTGGCGACTGAGGACACTGACTGTGTCTTTAAATGTGCAGATTtataaaaaacacttttttaagctacaagataaaaaaacatgtaaacacatcatTTAAATCATAACGTCATTTGTgtatgttattgtgtgtgtccactgtggaAGCACACCGACCACTGACCCCAAGCAGGAAGTCAATttgctgacaggaaggaagcTCCCTCCCCTGCTCTGTAGACCTAATTATACTGCAGAAGGCATTTCCCATGACTCATGTGAGCGACAGGTTTGGCCGTGATTTACAGGAGAACTCAGAAGAACCGCACCTCAGAATGTAATTGCTAATTTGTTGTTTCCTCCACACTTACATTTACTATCGCTGAGCGCACGTGTGCGTTCACACTCACGACTAGGTGCTGTGAAAAGTGTGAAACCATGGCTGCCATCTTGGGACAGATGAGGCACTGCTGACTAATTGCTGACTTGTGTTAAACATTCATATTCAAATCATTACTTCACTTTAGTTTTCACTGATCTGATCAATTCCCCCCCTTAAATCATCAACAAACATCtccgccattttttttttttggctaacACTGTAATGACTCTCGCAGCTATTATATGTGGTGTGTTAACAAGCATTATTGTGGTTTTGGTTGGTGATGATATCCTTTAACAGGCAGTAACTGAAAGCTATTGTAAGACATGCAGTTTaataaactttcaaaataaacttgtcttttttttttacattcctTTATTGCATCATGTAAATGAAGCTAAAACCAGTGTCTCTCATTGGATCTACACATGTTGCCAAGTGTGAAATCTAAACCACTTTTCATGCATGCAGACCACATTCCAGCACGGCGGTGAATGATGTTTCTGATGGTGCAGTAGTTCTGTGTTTACCTGAAGGTGAGTTTCAGTCCTTTTAAATCTTTGTCTTTAAGTCTCTCGCTCCTCTCTGTGAATCCGagccccccctctcctcctggtGTGCCTCTTTACTTGGTTTTCCTTATGTCTTCAGTTTGGTCCCTGAAACAGGAGCGACTTTCctttcttatcttttttttcctcttctcttcttctctgcttttaACTGTTGATTGATTTTTCTGCCCAAATTCTTGACCTATATTAATGACTTTATATGACTTCCATCTTGGAGGCTTTAGCCCtcattttgtttgctttttctaACTgaactgtgtctctctctctttctctctctctctctctctttctctctctctccctttcttcaATTGtttccagatgtgtgtgtgttgttgattttCCCTCTGTGTCCCTCCCCTTCCCATTTTTTTCACATTACTCGTCCCTCCTCCAGGCCAAAGACTCTAAACCTCAGCCCAGCTTCCCTCCCCCGTTTCCTCTATCTCAGTGATGTGTTCTTACATACAGGCACTATAATACAGCTGCACATCCAAGCATGGAAAGTAAATTCAGCCTCGCAACACTGCTGACAATCCAAAGCCCATAGTCAGGGCAAGTCTGGGAAATGGTGTTGTTCACTTTCAAGTGAGAATACATCCACTCTGACCTGTATCAGACTGGACAGTATTTacctgctgcagcctgagctCAGGGCCTCATGGctgctaaaaagaaaaacaccacgTCACAGcggccactaggtggcagcataCCACAGAGCCACTGCTTCACGCTCTCCAGCAAACCACAAGCCAGAAGTCTTCCATGGAAACAGGGAAAGAACTTCCAGTCCATGGTACTCCATGGTAGTATCTATACATCACATGAGTCATTTTAGGGCTCCGTGACTGCTGGAATAAGTATGTAAATGTACAAGAGGAGAAATAAATGTTAGACAATCTATACTCAGAACAGTCACCTCTGGTATGACCAataatcctcctcctcataaATGAGGACAAACGTCCCTATAATCTGAGAGAAGGTTTTTTATATGGGTGCAATGTATGTTACTACTTTTTGTATTGTCTATAATCtaaatagttttagcaaaaacaaacaagcaaacaaaaatcaatatttcTCTCCCAGCATTAAAGCTCATATAAAGTTTTTAGGTGGCGGGAGCAGCAGTGGGTGTGTCCCTATTAGTAGAGCCGATGGCGCACACACCGAGAGATTCTACCAATGATATCCAGTCTTACTGTATCATGCAGGCTGTTTCCGTGGTTACAAACATGAATATTTTTAGTGCCAGATGGATGTAGTAGCTATGGCAACCATTTGTGACCTGGGTATTGTAACTGGGCAGCAGGGCAATGCTCTCAGTGGCTGTCTCCACTTCAGACACcatctctggaaaaaaaaagaacttaaaaacatcatcaggCAAGAGAAGCAAACAATCAATAACCCTTCTGCGTATATGCTTGTAGAGCATAGAGAtaaggaataaaaaaacaggtaaTTAACGTCTTAAATAGAtcataaatgttaaaaatcacAGCTCAGCTTGTACAGAAATGTGTAAATGACTCGAGCTTGAAGCTGTTGATTTATCATCACGTTTGTCATTTGAACAGTTTATTTCATTATGTCAAATACAGGAATTTCATGTACAGAAGAGCAACTGGGAACTAGAGAATGAAGTAgctgtacaatatttacaacagtaaaacaacaaaaattgcTTTGCAAGACTATCCTCAGAGAGGCCAAATGATGGGAAATATCAATCAACAACAgataaaaatgacaaacattAAACACTGACATTTATGCTTTTGGATCACCTCACACTTCCTTTCAGAAAGTcgtgctttatttttttttttccccctttgacGAAAGACGGCGTCAGACCCTCCGTCTCATTGTCTTTTGaggaacaaacaaaaagaacacattttaaatacatttcccctcaaactgctttttttttttttttttaaccaaggcAGGCAGAAACTAGAGAGACTATCACATAGTCCTCTTAAACCTCACTCTGAGCTCACTTTGACCACCTCCGCTGGTCCAACAGAGGCATAAAAAGCAGGCGGCACATTTATATGtaacatttttcaaaaataaaataaacaaaaaacaaggatGGTTCATTTTTAAAAACGTCCTTGTATAAATTATATAAACCAtagttatcaatacatatttatagACAGCTTGCATTTGTGTGTCGTCTCTTTTTGTAGTGCTGACCACttttagggaaaaaaaaaatccatcacatTCACATTGTTCACGACCCTCCATCTTTTCCATACAGTTCTTGAAATCAAGAGGTACTTTAAGAtggacaataaaaacaaatactttAAAAGGTAAACCTCCCACAAACTAGCCGGCGGCGGCTGTTCTCACTGGAACCATTGCACTACGACGAGCATCCGTACAGTTTCTGCGGCGTTTCACAAACTCCGGATGCCTCCATCTACTTAAATACTGTAGGTGGATGTGTTAGTCTAGAGAGCTGCGCTCGTTCTTCACGCCTTGGCACTGAGGCTGAGCAGCTCCATGAAGGAGTTAAAGAGACTCTCCAGCCAGCCCTGGTTAGCCATGCACTGCTGCACCACCTCCTCCTGGCCAGGGTCCTCCGCTGCCTGCTCAATGTTGTCCGTCTGCCCAGGAGACAACAAAATTAGGTACATACACAACAGCGCCATGGCCTAGTCACTTCTTTTAAGAGCAGAGTATCATGTACAGTCATAATAAATATGGCAGTCCAGATAGATGAACAACATTTGATAAGTATTTGTGAATGATGCAGCCATGCTTACCTCCTTCTTGCAGTGCAGGAAGGTGTGATACTTGTAGTGGTGCAGAGAATGATACAGACTGTATATTCTGCACGTTTCAATCGAAAGCTTCATATCCTGAAGAGAATGAAAGATTCTTTTTGAAGATCCTCTCTTTTATTGGCAGTAAAGCGTTTTTAAACCTACTTTGTCAGTAAATCAAATGTTAGCTTGCTCTACTGTCTCTACCAGAAGAATAACTGGTAGGTGACGGAGCACAGATCACATTTGTTTTGGTGGGAATCACAGGAAAACATCACAACATTAACAAACAACAGACATCATGTATTCTCATCACAGGCTCGTGTCTCCATTTTGCTGCTGAATTTGGCAACAGATCTAAGAAAATATTCCTGTTTTCAGGTACAATCAATGGCCTCTGTGTCTTTAACAGCTTtgttgtctctttctttctactATTTCTCACCTGCTGCTTAGGAATACTCCTCTTGATGCGGTTTAGGGTTTTACGGTTGTAACCCTCCCCACCAAGGTGAACTTTGACGGCTCCGGATTCCAGAGGGTCTGCTGTCATTTTGGGAAATATATGCAAAGCCTCCTGAAaggttgagaaaaaaaaacagattgatGCAAAGACAATCATGGACAGAGAGTCAGTTTTAAGGCGACTAAGTGACGTGAAGCTTTACCTGGTGCTGAGCACTCATGCTGACTCTCCTCAACAGCCTCTTCTTCTGTTCACTGAGCAAGCTATCGATTTTCCTCATGGGCGGGAGGTACAGCTCATCTGAGGTGTTAAAGCAGCAGAAGGCTTTGTTACATTTAAGTTATGTAAATGGTAGTTTTTCATCACTGTGTACACGCTCTTAAACGTGTTGCCTGTATTACAAATAGATGTGAAAATATCTTGAGATACTTGAAGTCCTGAGCACCAAATCCTCAGATTAGAACTTACAGATAAACACAACTCGACGCAGCATTGGCGGCTTGGCTGGACTGTGGAGTGTAATTAATGTTATCTTCCCTCTGAGATGATCCAGAATGTCCGGTCTGATTccaccacaaacacatgtatAACCAGAGGAACAATGTTTCCCCGTGTGAGCGCTCACCATCAGTGTCCTCCAGTGCTTGGATCATATCCGGGTCCAGTGCTGTGCTGACCAGCATCTCCACGTAGCTCCTGAACATTTCTCTCATGGCTCGGCTGTTAAGTCCTCCTCGCAGGGGGCCTGAGACACAGAAAAGATGCTTTACACAGGGCCTGCATGCTGTATTGAAGAAATGTACAGTACATACATGAAGACACCAGCTGACCTTCATCACCACTGGGTGGAGAGGAGTCAGAttccgaggaggaggagggcaccTCCTTCAGccacttcttcctcttcttgggCGGAGGCTCGGCCTTGTCCTTCGAAGTCTTAGCTCCTCTGGACTGACACTccatcttcttctctcctctcttctcctctttcagtcTTGTAAACTCCACAGCgccatctctcctctctcgcTCTGCTCTTTTGTCTTTCTCCTGATCTCgctgtttttccttctctcttctctctttatcgctctccttctgcctctctctccggtccctctcctgtttctccttttctcttttttctcttctctccctctcctgtttttctttctcctgccTCTCCCTTTCATTGTGCTCCCTCTCCcgtttctccttttctttctgctccctctcctgtcgctctctctcttttctctccctctcctgtctTTCCCTTTCTTTCCACTCCCTTacctgcctctctctttctctctgctccttctcctgcttctccctttctctttgctccctctcctgtttctccttctccctctgttCCCTGttccttctgtccctctcttTCAGCTCCCTCTCATAttcccttctctccctctcttgttgctccttttcttttttctctctttctttctgctcaGTCCCCTGCATttccttctccttttctctgCGCTCCCTCTCCTTtcgctctctgtcctccttttccttctctttcttctccctctcttgtttctccttctctttttgctccctctcctccttcctctctctttccttaAGCTCCTTTTCCACTTTTTCCCGGTGCTCCCTCTCGCgttgttctttttctctctgttccttcagctctctctctttctgtttctccttctccctGTCGTCTCTCTCCATTCGAGGTTGTGTTTGATTGTGAATGGCAGGAAGCTGTTTAGGCAGTGACTGCCGCCTGTCAATCAGCAGAGAAACAAAGTGTCTTAAGATCTAAGACTTTGAGCACTTTCCAGGTTCATCGTCATGCTCGTTCCTCTAAGAGACAATCAAAACATTTGTTTATGGCCTTACCTCAGAGTCAGGCCGGCTCGGTGCCACGGTTTTCGAGAACACACTCTGACGTAATCTTTTTTGTTGACGTTCTCCAAGAACTTCACATATAAACGTTGGTAGCGCATTTTGGCATCACCAAAGTAGCCCAAATACTAAAGAAAGAGACATTATTAATAATCTATATAGAAACACTGCAGAGGATCAGAGTGAGAATCAAAGTACTGCATGTCCTAAATGTCAGTGATTGATAAGGTTATGGCCTGAGTTTTAGTGGAGTTACACAGTGTGACCAGAATATTGCATTGACTGTGTTAAACATGTGTCCCCTAGAAAACTCAC of the Parambassis ranga chromosome 8, fParRan2.1, whole genome shotgun sequence genome contains:
- the tspan4b gene encoding tetraspanin-4, yielding MSASRRCLLCVKYLMFVFNLVFWLGGCGLFGVGVWLSFTQAKFSSLPLSFPSLSAANLLLVAGGITMVTGFLGCLGALKEQRCLLFMFFVILLILVLTEVTLAVVMHIFHDKLDARAHDDLKKGLKIYESEPGLRESWDNVQEMFKCCGVTNKTDWYDVLNGTLPSSCCSVRTERCTDGWSEPCYQKAKRWLLENIPSVLVFGVCIGIVQILALVFSMLMYCQIHCAEKHFD